TAAAAGCCAAAGCCACACCAGGCTTGTTATAACCTCAGTAATTCTTGTATTGTATAATAAAATGCAGATTAATACTGACCTTGAAAAACAATTTAAAATCTTTTCCTATAGTGATGTCATGAGCCATAAGCAGCACGTTGTTGATTTTAACACGAAATGATGCTGCGGCATTGTTAACCATTTCCTCTGATACCACTAGCTCTGGTATTGCTTGCAATTGTCTACGCAAAGAATAGGATAGTTATCCTCATTGAAAACAGTTTGAGTGCTTAATATAGGTGAAGAGGATAGAATATCATACTTATTTCGGAAAACAGCATAGTTGGCTCGAAGAAATTGCAATACAACCAAAATCAGCAAGATATCTGAGCAGATTGATAAGCATGATAATCCAGATCGCTCAAACAGAAGCCAAGAGACTGTGGCAGCAACAATAGCACCGATAGAAACACGCCGCCGTCTCCACAACAGAACATCAGCAGCTATAATAAGAAGAAATAgagagtaaaataaaaaattaaacagaATGATTATCACACAAGAAAAGAGGTGTACATGCAAATAAGCTGTGGCAGGTAAGAGAAAGCGATGAATTATAACGACTGGTTTGATCCAATTTGTTTAAACTAATTGATACTTTTTCCTTTGATTAGTGAAAGAAACTTCAATCTTCTAGGGCAATGTGGATCTTCTTCTAATGAAGAACTACCAGCTTTACATATAtttcaaatgaagaaaagatAATTACAGCCACTTAACTAGGCTACAAAGTACAAATGCATACAGAAGGCAGGGGCTCGAATACTACAGAACAGAAAGGGTTGACGATATACAGAGAAGAGTAACCCAAAAAGTATACACACTACTATACATCAACGAAACACCATTCAAAACCATTCTTAGCTCAGCCGCAAAAGTATTATTATTCAATAATAGAATCAATTCCTACATTCAAGTTGTTCACATATGCATGAATGACTTATTTGGGAACAAGTAGCAAAGCTACTTTACAAGACTCCCCAGGTGATTAAATGAAGAATGTCCAGGCAGGTAGAATTTAATGGGGCATACAGATAGAAGCGGTGGATTAAAACTCTTAAGACTATCTGCCTCCTTGTAAGCGAGGGTTCCTGAATCACTAGTGTGTCTATCCGATTCAAGTTCATCAGCAATTCAGCATGCATGAACTAAGTAGTTTTAAGCCTTGCACACAAACCAATGGCACAATGGCATTTGCTATTCACCATCACAATAGTAATGCTCTTGGAAGAAAATCTAACAGAAGAGTGATTGCGATGCAAATTAAGTATTACTTTCCCTATGAACATGAAAGACAGTAGCTCACCTCATGAGGCAAGCCTAGTGAAACAGCCATCTTCTACACTAAAACGCAAGTAACGCCACTCCAACAATCTCATTGGTTTCCTAAAAACCAGATTCTACATCATGTCGTCTAATTACTCACAGGAACACGAAAACAAAAGCCGAAACCTTTCCCCTCATAATTTTCAGGCATCTTATTTTCTTCAGAAGTTTTCACCATCCACACATTGTTTTCAACTATGAACATCATTGTCAATCCCCTCCTCATTTCCACAACCTCAACATTACGCCACTCAACATTGCCCCATTCAATCACAACCAACCGTGATCAGCCTCATCATGAGCTAATCAATAAGCTAAACCACAACATTTTCAAATAACAAACCCTGAACTTTACAAGACGGAAAACAAATCAAAGACAGACCCAAATGTAAAAATCTCATACAAGTTTGATAAAAAGCATAAAGGTTCAATCTTTGCTCACCTTGGCCACCACCAAAGCAATCATGAACTGAGCCTTGCCGGCCAAACAATCGGAAGTCAGAGGCGCCGGCGGGATAAGAAGTGGAAGTCATGGCCTTCCTACCATTCTCATCTTCCTCCTCTATGCAGCACAAATCGTGTGAATTCTCCATGGTTTCCACACCAAGACTTCAACTTTAACCCACCAGCTCAAATTTCCACAAACTCAAATGACTTTAAAGAGATGAACAGCTCTGAATTGGGTGGTGTTTTCTTGTCAAAATTATTGATGAAACGACAGTCTTCTTAGTTTGGGGGATCTGATGTTTCGAGAGTTTGGACTACTGACGACACTTGGTGCAATCACCGACGACAAAGTGTCTCAGCAAtataaaaggaaacaaaaaacaGTAGAAAccagtaaatttttttttttttttctttctagaaCTTTTCATTGAATGTGAATAAAAATGTGGGTGTTAAAGGTTttaatctttttctttgtttagctAAATTAAGGGAATAGGGGTTTTTACCAAACTTTTACCAGAGGCCAAAACAATTATAAGGAGGTGGGGAAAGCACGTAGGGGatagaaaaatataaactttgaaGACCATTGACTTGTGCCACTATGAAATGGAATATAGAATGATTTGGCTAAACAACAAAACGATCTCATTTCAAAATATGCTTAGTAATTTTTTTGTATCTTATGAAAGATTTGAAGGACCTCTTAGAGAAAACGTTCTTTCTGAAGATTGTAACTTTTGATTTGTATTTGTATTACGTAAATTTTTAGTTTAAGAACTAACGAAATGAAAAAACGCgttatattttcctttttgttcttgttttgaaaAGTTTTGTTTGTCTCTAGTCCTCACTACCCTACATATCTTCTACGGCTCAATATTTGCTcctcatgtttttatttttctgatagTTATCACTTTATTTAGAGTGTCATGAATCATGTGAGTATGTGATTGGAATAATCTTTTAactcattttctttatttttttttatagcgtCCCACAAATTTAAATAACTTATTACCTTAAAACGTTATAATGTTATGATATCGTAACTCTCACGCTATATTTTCGAAACTCTCATTTCTTGTGACGGTTAACTTTTTAGCTCCAAAATAATGACCTGATTCATTCATTTGTAATGTTTGTTTAATTAGAGATCCATAGTCAAATATTTAATCtgaaattttctgtttttggcaATGTAGTGACTCATTTTTGTCTACACTCATGGTCCATAATTCACGGACCTACATGAATGAAACGACGTCGGTGCCTGAGAAGTGACCAGGTGATCAGAGGTTCTCTGGCATATAAAGCCACCAAAGACCAAACCTTTTTCTAACcaacctctctctccctctctctctctatctctctctatctctctaggAATTAGAAAGAGACCAGAAACCCACTGAGCTGTATAAATCAGTCTGAGCTGTTAGAGATTTAGATAAATTTCACTGCTTGACGCAATTGTACCGTTCACCAAAGCATAGCAAAGACAGCCCAACTCATTTTTTTGACTCATTGTCAAAACCCATCACAGTAAATTAGGACCCCTTAATCTTGACCCTTTTCAGATCTGGGACTCTGATCCTCTCTCTGAGTGAGTTTCAGTTCTCTTTGTGTGTTTTGGTGCTTGTTTTTGTGGAAAAGGGATTGACTTTTTGATGGGTTtgggtttctgggttgttttgtAGGCTCAGCTTGAAGTTGGGTTGGAGGGAAGAAGA
This portion of the Rosa chinensis cultivar Old Blush chromosome 1, RchiOBHm-V2, whole genome shotgun sequence genome encodes:
- the LOC112184049 gene encoding reticulon-like protein B16, whose translation is MENSHDLCCIEEEDENGRKAMTSTSYPAGASDFRLFGRQGSVHDCFGGGQAADVLLWRRRRVSIGAIVAATVSWLLFERSGLSCLSICSDILLILVVLQFLRANYAVFRNKQLQAIPELVVSEEMVNNAAASFRVKINNVLLMAHDITIGKDFKLFFKVVVCLWLMSVIGSFFSFFTLAYIGSVLSITIPALYSKYEGTVDKYCGKIHRQFSRHYKIVDESVFNRLPRNTSKDKDP